In Accipiter gentilis chromosome 17, bAccGen1.1, whole genome shotgun sequence, one DNA window encodes the following:
- the FGF19 gene encoding fibroblast growth factor 19 encodes MGPRPAAPLALLGLATAALSLPLPDAGPHVNYGWGEPVRLRHLYTGSKHGLVSCFLRIGGDGRVDAAGSQSPQSLLEIRAVAVRTVAIKGVRSSRYLCMDEAGRLRGQLRYSTEDCSFEEEIRPDGYNVYKSKKYGISVSLSSAKQRQQFKGKDFLPLSHFLPMINTVPVESTDFGEYGDYSQAFEPEVYSSPLETDSMDPFGIASKLSPVKSPSFQK; translated from the exons ATGGGGCCGCGTCCCGCCGCCCCCCTGGCCCTCCTGGGGCTGGCCACCGCCGCCTTATCGTTACCGCTGCCCGACGCCGGTCCTCACGTTAACTACGGCTGGGGGGAACCCGTCCGGCTGCGGCACCTTTACACCGGCAGCAAACACGGGCTCGTCAGCTGTTTTCTGCGCATCGGAGGAGACGGGCGAGTGGATGCCGCCGGGAGCCAGAGCCCGCAGA GTCTGCTGGAGATCCGCGCCGTGGCCGTGCGCACCGTGGCCATCAAGGGCGTGCGGAGTTCCCGTTATCTCTGCATGGACGAGGCGGGGAGGCTGCGTGGGCAG CTCAGGTATTCCACTGAGGATTGTTCCTTTGAAGAAGAGATTCGTCCAGACGGCTACAATGTATATAAATCAAAAAAATACGGAATATCGGTGTCTTTGAGTAGTGCCAAGCAAAGACAACAGTtcaaaggaaaagattttcttcCACTATCTCACTTTTTACCTATGATCAACACCGTGCCCGTGGAGTCGACAGACTTTGGTGAATACGGTGATTACAGCCAGGCCTTTGAACCAGAGGTGTACTCCTCACCCCTCGAAACGGACAGCATGGACCCCTTTGGCATCGCCTCCAAACTGTCGCCGGTGAAGAGCCCCAGCTTTCAGAAATGA
- the LTO1 gene encoding protein LTO1 homolog — protein sequence MAAASASSDMFDEIVMAEERFHGEGYQEGYAEGSHLGVVEGRRYGSLHGAKMGSEIGCYLGFALTWQCLLQKCTDEKNSKKRRALDSLIGMIQKFPYEDPTYDKLQEDLEKIRGKFKQVCSMLNIQSDFRIGTERSSLTF from the exons ATGGCGGCCGCGTCTGCGAGCTCGGATATGTTTGATGAGATCGTGATGGCCGAGGAGAG GTTTCATGGTGAGGGGTATCAGGAGGGGTATGCTGAAGGCAGTCACCTTGGAGTTGTTGAGGGAAGAAGGTATGGATCGCTCCATGGTGCCAAGATGGGGTCTGAG ATTGGCTGCTACCTTGGGTTTGCACTGACATGGCAGTGTCTGCTCCAGAAATGCACAGATGAAAAGAACag caaaaaGAGAAGGGCTCTGGATTCATTAATAGGGATGATTCAGAAATTCCCATATGAAGACCCTACTTACGATAAGCTGCAAGAAGATCTggaaaaaatcagaggaaaatttAAACAG GTTTGTTCAATGCTAAATATTCAGTCCGATTTTAGAATCGGTACTGAAAGATCTTCACTAACATTTTGA